The genomic segment CTGCATACCACAATTCAAAACACAAAAGTTTAATACAGAGGATTAAAATTTCCAGTTTATCCcacaaaataaagtttttttttttgagaaacaaaataaagtaattAAACTAATAACTTTCAATCTAAAAGAGTAATACTGattatctttttctttgttttttccaTACTCGTTTGTTGCATTCACATACAAACTCGTTATATGTAGACCATAACTTCATCTATATATACACCCATTATAACAAGAactaagaacaaaaagaaattaaacacaGATTTCTACCCAAAAAAGCAGCATCACAAAATGTCAAAGCTTATTCTTATCCTCGCCGCACAAATCCTCCTCCTCACCACCATTGCCTCCGCCGGAGATGGTGGAGACTTCGCAAGCACAATGAACCCGGAACGCCTCCACAACAAGGAGAAACTCACTCATCTCCGAGTCTATTGGCATGACATCCGAAGCGGTCAAAATCCTAGTTCCATTATGATCCAGCCGCCGGTTAAGAAGTACTCCTCAACCTACTTCGGATCAATCACAATGATGGACAACAAACTAACATCTGGTGTGTCGATTAACTCTACTGTGGTGGGTCAGGCCCAAGGTTTCTACGCAGGAGCAGCCCAACCTGAGCTAGGTTTCTTGATGGCGATGACCTTCGCTTTCAAGACGGGGGAGTACAATGGAAGTACGATCACGATTCTCGGTCGGAACACAGTGCTCTCTGAAGTTAGGGAAATGCCAGTGGTCGGAGGAAGTGGAATCTTCCGGCTCGCTAGAGGTCATGTCGAGCTTAGGACTAAGTTGTTCGATAAAAAAACAGGAGATGCCATCGTTGAGTATAACTGTTTTGTCTTGCATTACTAAGATAGTTAATCATAATAAGATTGTGTTGACTGATGTTATTGTGCTAAGATGATCGTTTCTAGCATTTCTTCCGTCATTCAATCAACATACTGTAATGGTGTGGGCCGATAGTTTGTTtctaaatgaaaaaaatcatcTACCTAAAATTTATCGATAATCATTATACGTTTTGAAAGTAGACCTTTattgtgtatatttttaaaatactctGAATTTTACCAAATTAGTTGTTATTTTATGGCATATCATGCAAAAGAGCATGCATTGCACATACATGTACTCATCATCATATACATAaagtaagaaacaaaaaaggaaattttgCTATATCTTTTTTATCTCGTGGTCAAAAAAGGTAAACACTCCGGTCAAAGTGTTTTtttctacatttttatttaaaaaaaaaattaaagtaaccAATGACAACATAGTGTTTCTTTGTTAACTCTTGCTTGTTTAGAGAGTATCAACTACATTTAGATAGTCTCTAGAGGCAGAAAGGTGTAACCACCATTCCTTAATATCTCTATGACGTCCTGTAACACGAAAGATGCCTCTGTGATAGAGACATTTTTGTTGGTTTGTTTAGTTATAAACTGAATTTACTCATCAAAAAAATCTTTGCAGTCACCAATGAAGCAAAATTATCGTAGGCCAATATATTTAGGATATATAGGATGGAATATGTGCATACATAGATTCATATGCCAAGGTGTGTATTGTCTAGTATGAGAATGGATCATATATTTATGTGGATTTATGCATAACCGTCCATACAATGGATTGATTGATAGAGAAGACTTGAAAGTGTCCACAATAAGTCCTATACATCGTGTCaccaaacaaaagaaatctACCAGTTGTGTCCTGCCGCGTTGTTGGTAAGTAGTCATCGCAACTCGTCTATATAAGTAGTAAAACATTCTAAATTCAAAGACGCAAAgaacaaaataagaaaagagaagtttcctaaaaataacaaaatgtaGAGCGTGAGAGGAAAGTCAACAATAAAAATGGCCTACGGCGAAAAAAATCATGAGAAAACATCTCGATTTGCTCATGATGtattagtttgtattttcttttacaaCTATTCGtttgtattttatattgtaaGTTCAAATATTATACagtatattaaaattattttaccaTAAATCACTGACCTTTATTATACAGCTTCATCAACAGACGCCT from the Raphanus sativus cultivar WK10039 unplaced genomic scaffold, ASM80110v3 Scaffold0716, whole genome shotgun sequence genome contains:
- the LOC108812149 gene encoding dirigent protein 22 translates to MSKLILILAAQILLLTTIASAGDGGDFASTMNPERLHNKEKLTHLRVYWHDIRSGQNPSSIMIQPPVKKYSSTYFGSITMMDNKLTSGVSINSTVVGQAQGFYAGAAQPELGFLMAMTFAFKTGEYNGSTITILGRNTVLSEVREMPVVGGSGIFRLARGHVELRTKLFDKKTGDAIVEYNCFVLHY